One window from the genome of Methyloradius palustris encodes:
- the ubiG gene encoding bifunctional 2-polyprenyl-6-hydroxyphenol methylase/3-demethylubiquinol 3-O-methyltransferase UbiG produces MELSQTESKKENVDAAELQKFATLAHRWWDANSEFKPLHEINPLRLNFINEIVALKGKRVLDVGCGGGILSESMSIKGADVTGIDLGEKALNVAKLHALETGARVNYQLISVEELAQQQPESFDVVACMEMLEHVPDPAAIVAACARLLKPGGQVFFSTINRNPKAYLFAVIGAEYVLNMLPRGTHEYEKFIKPSELSSWVRHADLSVETFKGMSYNPLTKRYWLGTDVSVNYILHATK; encoded by the coding sequence ATGGAACTCAGTCAGACAGAATCAAAAAAAGAAAATGTGGATGCAGCAGAGCTGCAAAAATTCGCGACGCTGGCGCACCGTTGGTGGGATGCGAATAGTGAATTCAAGCCCTTGCATGAGATTAACCCATTAAGACTTAACTTCATCAACGAAATTGTGGCCTTAAAAGGTAAGCGAGTGCTTGATGTGGGCTGCGGGGGCGGTATTCTCTCTGAATCCATGTCGATAAAAGGCGCGGATGTCACAGGCATAGATTTGGGCGAAAAAGCGCTCAATGTTGCCAAATTGCACGCTTTGGAAACAGGTGCAAGAGTCAATTATCAACTCATCTCAGTGGAAGAATTGGCGCAGCAGCAACCAGAAAGTTTTGATGTAGTGGCCTGTATGGAAATGCTGGAGCATGTACCAGACCCCGCAGCTATAGTGGCTGCTTGCGCGCGTTTGTTGAAGCCGGGCGGACAAGTATTTTTCTCTACCATTAATCGTAATCCTAAAGCCTATCTATTCGCTGTGATCGGCGCTGAATACGTTTTGAATATGCTGCCTCGTGGTACGCATGAATATGAAAAGTTTATCAAGCCATCCGAGCTTTCCTCCTGGGTGCGCCATGCAGACTTATCTGTGGAGACTTTCAAAGGCATGAGTTACAACCCACTGACTAAACGTTATTGGTTGGGAACTGATGTCTCAGTGAATTACATATTGCATGCGACTAAATAA
- a CDS encoding TRZ/ATZ family hydrolase — protein MINQAEIKADLAIEARWIVPVVPQNQVLEHESVIIKDGRIIDVLSTESARQKYDAEHTIDLNEHILIPGLINLHTHSAMTLMRGLADDLPLMTWLNEHIWPVESKMLSSQFVHNGSLLGCAEMLSGGTTCFSDMYFYPQATAEAALQAGMRANLGLVVLDFATPYASDADDYLQKGLESRDSWRGKPLLSASLAPHAPYTVSNSSFEKIITYAEQLGLSIHTHLHETQDELAQSITQYGVRPLRRLADLGVLGPNFYAAHGVHLDDAEIKMLHEYGCHIAHCPASNLKLASGIAPVKALLEQQVNVGIGTDGAASNNRLDMFAEMRLAALLAKGVTADATAVPAAQALQMATLNAARALGLDEQIGSIEVNKLADLTAVKIKSPETLPCYDPISHLVYTLGREHVSHVWVGGDLRYQKLGDQEGIFANIEPAELREINALWHGRLQQYK, from the coding sequence ATGATTAACCAAGCAGAAATTAAAGCAGATTTAGCCATTGAAGCGCGCTGGATTGTGCCAGTTGTACCGCAGAATCAAGTGCTTGAACATGAATCAGTCATCATCAAAGATGGTCGAATCATTGATGTTTTGTCTACCGAATCTGCCAGACAAAAATACGATGCTGAGCATACCATTGATCTCAATGAGCATATCTTAATCCCTGGTTTAATCAATCTGCATACGCATAGTGCTATGACCTTAATGCGTGGTCTGGCAGACGATTTACCTTTGATGACATGGCTGAATGAGCATATCTGGCCAGTTGAAAGCAAAATGCTGAGTTCACAGTTTGTACATAATGGCAGTTTACTCGGATGTGCTGAAATGCTGAGTGGCGGGACTACGTGTTTCAGTGACATGTACTTTTATCCACAAGCTACTGCTGAGGCTGCTTTGCAGGCTGGTATGCGTGCGAACTTGGGCTTGGTCGTGCTGGATTTTGCGACCCCTTATGCTAGTGACGCGGATGATTATTTACAAAAAGGTCTAGAGAGTCGCGATAGTTGGCGCGGCAAGCCCTTGCTTAGCGCAAGCCTGGCACCGCATGCTCCTTACACAGTCTCTAATAGCAGCTTTGAAAAAATTATTACTTATGCCGAACAGCTGGGTTTAAGCATTCATACACATTTGCATGAAACTCAGGATGAACTTGCGCAAAGTATCACTCAGTATGGGGTGAGACCGCTTCGTAGATTGGCTGATCTAGGCGTGCTGGGTCCTAATTTTTATGCGGCACATGGTGTGCATCTGGATGATGCTGAAATCAAGATGTTGCATGAATATGGTTGCCACATTGCCCATTGCCCTGCATCAAATTTGAAACTGGCAAGCGGTATTGCCCCAGTGAAAGCATTGCTTGAGCAGCAAGTAAATGTGGGCATAGGTACAGACGGCGCAGCCAGTAATAATCGCTTAGACATGTTTGCTGAAATGCGGTTAGCTGCATTATTGGCAAAAGGAGTAACAGCAGATGCTACTGCTGTACCCGCTGCGCAAGCTTTGCAAATGGCGACACTGAATGCAGCACGTGCATTAGGTTTGGATGAACAGATTGGCTCTATCGAGGTCAATAAATTAGCAGACTTAACTGCTGTTAAAATAAAATCACCCGAGACATTACCTTGCTATGACCCAATATCGCATCTGGTGTATACATTGGGACGTGAGCATGTGAGCCATGTTTGGGTAGGTGGCGATTTACGCTACCAAAAACTGGGTGATCAAGAAGGTATTTTTGCCAATATAGAGCCTGCTGAATTGAGAGAAATTAATGCGCTATGGCATGGCAGGTTGCAACAATATAAATAA
- a CDS encoding OmpA family protein: MNKNLISLAVAGVLAVAAFNASADEAYEGSWYALPGISAMHADNDLSTEDWGPGVSLKFGKELSEHWDVQIGASFARVDAEAAGVSGKYKQTLVGVDALYLFSREKFRPFVVAGLGLAQNDVDYSGAGYSGQNKTSWAANVGLGAQYLITDTFGLQADVRYVWSKADASPAFTDETIGNTYLNFGAIFKFGAPKQVAAAEPMPEPTPAAAVAEEAAPVGPAEPAFEKVTLSAEVLFGFDKDVLKEDGKKILDSDVVEKMKAHPEVELVLITGHTDKIGDAGYNQKLSERRANSVKKYLVSQGIEESRLHAVGKGEAEPAVEVKGLRGKKLIEALQPNRRVVVEIEVQRAE, from the coding sequence ATGAACAAAAACTTGATTAGCTTGGCTGTCGCGGGTGTTTTAGCAGTTGCAGCATTTAATGCTTCAGCAGATGAAGCTTATGAAGGCTCTTGGTATGCATTGCCAGGTATTTCAGCTATGCATGCAGACAATGATTTATCTACCGAAGATTGGGGTCCAGGAGTATCTCTCAAGTTTGGTAAAGAACTCAGCGAGCATTGGGATGTTCAAATTGGTGCAAGTTTCGCGCGCGTTGATGCTGAAGCAGCTGGCGTAAGTGGTAAATACAAACAAACACTGGTAGGTGTAGATGCGCTTTATCTGTTTAGCCGTGAAAAATTCCGTCCATTCGTTGTTGCTGGTCTAGGTTTAGCACAAAACGACGTTGATTACAGTGGCGCTGGATACTCTGGACAAAACAAAACCTCATGGGCTGCTAACGTAGGTCTGGGTGCACAATATCTGATTACAGATACTTTTGGTTTGCAAGCTGACGTACGTTACGTTTGGAGCAAGGCAGATGCCTCTCCTGCATTTACAGATGAAACTATTGGTAATACCTATTTAAACTTTGGTGCAATCTTCAAATTTGGTGCGCCTAAGCAAGTTGCTGCTGCAGAGCCAATGCCAGAGCCAACACCAGCTGCCGCTGTAGCTGAAGAAGCTGCTCCAGTAGGCCCAGCAGAACCAGCTTTCGAAAAAGTGACTTTGTCAGCTGAAGTGTTGTTCGGTTTCGACAAAGATGTATTGAAAGAAGACGGTAAGAAGATTCTTGATTCTGATGTTGTAGAAAAGATGAAAGCGCATCCAGAAGTTGAATTGGTGTTGATTACTGGTCATACCGATAAAATCGGTGATGCTGGTTACAACCAAAAACTCTCAGAGCGTCGTGCTAATTCAGTGAAAAAATACTTGGTTAGCCAAGGTATTGAAGAAAGCCGTTTACACGCAGTTGGTAAGGGTGAAGCCGAGCCAGCAGTTGAAGTTAAAGGTTTACGTGGCAAGAAGCTAATCGAAGCTTTGCAACCTAACCGTCGTGTAGTAGTAGAAATCGAAGTACAACGCGCAGAGTAA
- a CDS encoding (5-formylfuran-3-yl)methyl phosphate synthase — MSVKDAQEALLAIDYGDIIDLKNPVEGALGALTIGDIEDIVAKLDGQKISSATIGDLPMQPELLLAKIRETANTGVDIVKIGLFPSPKQIACIEAIGQSLASEIKIVAVVFAENALDISLLGVLKASNFYGVMLDTAIKNGKNLTDHVALAELVDFVQAAKTLGLFVGLAGSLRFEHIETLKNIGADYLGFRGGLCEQDDRKCTLSEQKLKTINILLHKNNTVLQMREVSIR, encoded by the coding sequence GTGAGCGTCAAAGATGCCCAAGAAGCATTATTAGCTATAGATTACGGCGATATCATTGACCTTAAAAATCCAGTAGAGGGAGCATTGGGCGCCTTAACTATAGGTGATATTGAAGACATTGTTGCAAAGTTAGATGGTCAAAAAATAAGCAGCGCAACAATAGGCGACCTACCTATGCAACCTGAATTATTGCTGGCAAAAATCAGAGAAACTGCAAACACGGGTGTGGATATAGTCAAAATTGGCTTATTCCCATCACCAAAGCAGATCGCCTGTATTGAAGCAATTGGCCAATCTTTGGCAAGTGAGATCAAGATTGTTGCTGTGGTTTTTGCTGAAAATGCACTTGATATTTCATTGTTGGGAGTCTTAAAAGCATCCAATTTTTACGGAGTAATGCTAGATACAGCAATTAAAAATGGTAAAAATTTAACGGACCATGTGGCACTAGCAGAATTGGTCGATTTTGTACAAGCAGCTAAAACTTTGGGTCTGTTTGTCGGCTTGGCAGGGTCACTGAGGTTTGAGCATATTGAAACACTCAAAAATATAGGTGCGGATTACCTTGGCTTTCGCGGCGGATTATGTGAGCAAGATGACCGTAAATGTACACTAAGCGAGCAAAAGCTAAAAACTATCAATATCCTGTTGCATAAAAACAACACAGTGTTACAAATGCGTGAAGTATCAATCAGGTGA
- a CDS encoding DUF447 domain-containing protein: protein MIYETIITSLDEQGQPYIAPFGIRERNGLILIAPFKPSQTLDNLMRTKSAVLNLVDDVRIFAGAFVGKRYWPTLPANMINGVYLNAALAHRELELIEIKDHETRPELYFRVVHEVNHQPFKGFNRAQAAVVELSVLVSRLHMLPIEKIESEMAYLQIAIDKTAGPRELEAWGWLVERIENHKAEISGNNLA from the coding sequence ATGATTTACGAAACCATCATTACCTCGCTTGACGAGCAAGGCCAGCCATACATTGCACCATTTGGGATTCGTGAACGCAATGGATTAATCCTGATTGCGCCATTCAAGCCATCGCAAACCCTCGATAACCTGATGCGCACGAAATCAGCTGTGCTGAATCTGGTTGATGATGTGCGCATATTCGCTGGCGCTTTTGTCGGAAAACGATACTGGCCAACGTTACCAGCCAATATGATTAATGGCGTTTATCTCAATGCTGCATTGGCACATAGAGAATTAGAGCTTATAGAAATCAAGGATCATGAGACCAGGCCAGAACTCTATTTTCGAGTCGTTCACGAAGTGAATCATCAACCATTTAAAGGTTTTAATCGTGCGCAAGCCGCTGTAGTTGAACTTTCGGTATTGGTGAGCCGATTACATATGTTACCGATAGAGAAAATAGAATCAGAAATGGCTTATCTGCAGATTGCGATTGATAAAACAGCTGGGCCGCGCGAGCTTGAGGCCTGGGGGTGGCTTGTTGAGCGTATAGAAAATCATAAGGCTGAAATCTCAGGGAATAACCTTGCATGA